The following DNA comes from Flavobacterium sp. N3904.
TGGTGGAATAGAAATAGGCAGTAAAGGTATTAAAATGACAGTTCTCGAAGTCGAAAACCTTAAAAGAAATACCTACGACGTAAAGGAATTTTGGACAGAGAACGTAGGAATAGCAGCTGGTATTGGGATTGACGGTGCTTTACTAAAAGAAGACATCGACAAAGCCGGAACAGTGGTTTACAACAACTATAAAAAAATGCTTAATGAATACAAGATTGAAGACAAAAATATTTTTATTGTAGCTTCTTCTGGTGTTGGTTTGGCAAATAATACAGTTGAATTAGTTGACAAAATAAAAGAGTTAACCAATAAAAGAATAGAAATCATTTCTTCATCTCTAGAGGCAAAATTGCTTTTAAGAGGTTGTATTCCTCCTAAAAATTATTTAAGTTCTGTAATTATAGACATTGGTGGTGGAAATACTAAGGGAGGTTATGCGAAAGAAATTAATGGTTCATCCGTATTTTTTCCAATTTCAGCCGATTTAGGAACGGTTACTTTAACAGAAATTATTAATAAAAAATGCCGCCAAAAAACGATATTCGAATACAATGAAGTTTTGTTCAACTACTTACCCACAATGAGAGAGAGCTTCAAAAAAATGTATACAAGTAGAGCAGAATCTCAAGAGAAAAACAATATTTACATCTCTGGTGGTGCAGCTTGGGCTTTTTACACTCTTTTTACTGGATCCAAAGCTGAAGAAAATTTTACACAAATAAATTACGACGACATCC
Coding sequences within:
- a CDS encoding exopolyphosphatase is translated as MKEKIYYLIICLILSYSTQAQLYGGIEIGSKGIKMTVLEVENLKRNTYDVKEFWTENVGIAAGIGIDGALLKEDIDKAGTVVYNNYKKMLNEYKIEDKNIFIVASSGVGLANNTVELVDKIKELTNKRIEIISSSLEAKLLLRGCIPPKNYLSSVIIDIGGGNTKGGYAKEINGSSVFFPISADLGTVTLTEIINKKCRQKTIFEYNEVLFNYLPTMRESFKKMYTSRAESQEKNNIYISGGAAWAFYTLFTGSKAEENFTQINYDDILSIKVIAENNYQRFVTQAESNVEMQKVLKTYQQKSLIAAFNLLQTSLEVIPNMENKKIYFAKQGQIAWLVSYVFDNAKGVKQIY